Below is a genomic region from Sphingobacteriales bacterium.
TCCTGATCAACGTTAATCGGATCAGGGTTAGTCGGGCCCTAAGGTGTACCCGAAAGGGGAAACCGATGGACAACAGGTTAATATTCCTGTACTGTGTTCAATGTGATGGGGTAACGGAGAAGTGAAAGGTCTGCGTACTGACGGAATAGTACGTTGAAAAGCGTAGGTATATCTCTTTCAGGCAAATCCGATAGAGATGCTGAAACTTGACAGTACCACAAACCTTCGGGCGAGTGGATAATGACCCTAAGCATGCTCCCAAGAAAATCCTCTAAACTTAAATTGAACATTACCCGTACCGTAAACCGACACAGGTAGTCGAGGAGAATATCCTAAGGTGCTCGAGTGATCCACGGCTAAGGAACTCGGCAAATTGGCCTCGTAACTTCGGGATAAGAGGCGCCTAACTCCGACTTGTCGGAGAAGGCCGCAGTGAAATGGCCCAGGCGACTGTTTAGCAAAAACACAGGACTCTGCTAAATCGTAAGATGATGTATAGGGTCTGACACCTGCCCGGTGCTGGAAGGTTAAGAGGAGAGGTCATCCCGAGCAATCGGGAGAAGCTTTGAATCGAAGCCCCAGTAAACGGCGGCCGTAACTATAACGGTCCTAAGGTAGCGAAATTCCTTGTCGGGTAAGTTCCGACCTGCACGAATGGTGTAACGATCTGGGCACTGTCTCAGCCGTGAGCTCGGTGAAATTGTAGTATCGGTGAAGATGCCGATTACCCGCAACGGGACGGAAAGACCCCGTGAACCTTTACTACAACTTAATATTGATTTTGGATATGTAATGTGTAGGATAGGTGGGAGACTTTGAAGTAAGGGCGCTAGCTCTTATGGAGTCGTCCTTGAAATACCACCCTTTATTTATCTGAAATCTAATCCCGAATTTTCGGGAGACAGTATTTGGTGGGTAGTTTGACTGGGGTGGTCGCCTCCAAAAAAGTAACGGAGGCTCCCAAAGGTACCCTCAGTACGGTTGGTAACCGTGCGTTGAGTGCAATAGCATAAGGGTGCTTGACTGCAAGACCTACAAGTCGAGCAGAGACGAAAGTCGGGTATAGTGATCCGGTGGTTCCGCATGGAAGGGCCATCGCTCATAGGATAAAAGGTACTCCGGGGATAACAGGCTGATCTCCCCCAAGAGCTCACATCGACGGGGAGGTTTGGCACCTCGATGTCGGCTCGTCACATCCTGGGGCTGGAGAAGGTCCCAAGGGTTGGGCTGTTCGCCCATTAAAGTGGCACGCGAGCTGGGTTCAGAACGTCGTGAGACAGTTCGGTCCCTATCTGTTGTGGGCGCTAGAAGTTTGAAGAGACCTAACCTTAGTACGAGAGGACCGGGTTGGACAAACCTCTGGTGTACCTGTTGTGACGCCAGTTGCACTGCAGGGTAGCCACGTTTGGACGAGATAAGCACTGAAAGCATCTAAGTGCGAAGCTCACTCCAAGATTAGACTTCTGATTAAGGGTCGTCAAAGACTATGACGTTGATAGGCTGCAGGTGTAAGTACGGTAACGTATTAAGCTGAGCAGTACTAATTACCCGTAAGCTTTCTAAAAAAATTGATTATTGGTCTGTAATTGAATAAACTCTAATTTGGTGATTATAGCGGTGAGGATCACCTCTTCCCATTTCGAACAGAGAAGTTAAGCTCACTGGCGCAGATGATACTGCCACTGGCGGGAAAGTATGTAGTCGCCAAATTATCTCAGCCCCGGCTAAGCACCGGGGTTTTTTATTTTCCTGACTCCTGATATGGTTTAATCCTTTTTATCGAAATCTGATAATATTCTTCTGATATTTCGCTGCCAATATAATTTCTTCCCGTTAATACAGCCATTTTTGCCGTGGTTCCACTTCCCATAAAGGGGTCATAAACCAGATCACCTTCATTACTCCAACTTAAAATATGGTCTTTTGCAAGTGCTTCAGGAAAAATAGCCGGATGTTGAAAGGCTATTTCATCTTTTGTGGAATGGCCTTTCCCCACAGGGTATTCCCAGATATTTGTCCTCCTGCCATATTCACTGTATCCTTTCCTGCTCACTTTTAATCTGGTGCCATCAGCAAGTCTTTTGGTCCCGTTATCTCCTTCCCTGCTTTCTTTATTTTTTCTGTCTTTTATCAGGTTGATTGTTTTTGGTTGTCCTTTGCTGAACACAAACATATAGTCAAATGCCTGC
It encodes:
- a CDS encoding site-specific DNA-methyltransferase; translation: MRFNCIYNEDCLLTMKKMPDDFIDLVITSPPYDNIRFYHGYTFQFEKIATEIYRILKPKGVLVWVVGDATIKGNETGTSFRQALFFKEIGFNLYDTMIYAKVPRGAVGNNRTYWQAFDYMFVFSKGQPKTINLIKDRKNKESREGDNGTKRLADGTRLKVSRKGYSEYGRRTNIWEYPVGKGHSTKDEIAFQHPAIFPEALAKDHILSWSNEGDLVYDPFMGSGTTAKMAVLTGRNYIGSEISEEYYQISIKRIKPYQESGK